One Tachysurus vachellii isolate PV-2020 chromosome 8, HZAU_Pvac_v1, whole genome shotgun sequence genomic window carries:
- the asnsd1 gene encoding asparagine synthetase domain-containing protein 1, with protein MCGICCVVSLTSSQCSLHDHVYETLRRRGPDHSRNVTASSSNPEYSCLFSAHVLHMRGSLTPQPLQDDHGNLLLWNGEVFGGLVVEPEENDTQIILDRLSACKSPSDVLSVLCQVKGPWAIIYYQKEEHCLWFGRDFFGRRSLLWSWGTDKSSFTLTSVSIGSPDLKCSEVPAVGVFRVDLKSWSQRESLNIEVYSWGYLQSDFIWEGLPSFVSFILNDSVLSSPVPPMNMSITGVEPNSCNSSQTSLDELTELLKSTGKRETVCRLVDVLSEAVRRRVQHLPHQFNPNQAQVAILFSGGIDSMILTVLADRYIPPDQPIDLLNVAFKLQEPKTNQGSGKKGRNTKKDHASHEVSTSLQTNFDVPDRITGRDGLRELAALNPERKWNFVEINVTQEELREMRVKNICHLVHPLDTVLDDSIGCAMWFAARGSGLVSEGTRQRQHSSTAKVILTGIGADEQLAGYSRHRVRFKTSGLQGLVKELAMELGRISSRNLGRDDRIIADHSKEARFPYLDEDVVSFLNTLPVWEKADLSLPRGLGEKLLLRLAAVELGLGPSAVLPKRAMQFGSRIAKLENSREKASEKCSRLIAS; from the exons atgtgtgggATCTGCTGTGTTGTGAGTTTGACCTCGTCTCAGTGTTCGCTTCACGATCATGTCTATGAAACTCTGCGTCGTCGGGGACCCGATCACAGCCGGAACGTCACGGCGAGTTCATCCAACCCAGAGTACAGTTGCCTTTTCTCTGCTCATGTCCTCCATATGAGAGGAAGTCTGACCCCGCAACCTCTGCAAGACGACCACGGGAATCTCCTTCTCTGGAATGGCGAGGTCTTTGGCGGACTGGTGGTGGAACCTGAGGAAAACGATACCCAAATTATTCTTGATCGTTTGTCAGCGTGTAAAAGTCCGTCAGATGTGTTGTCCGTCCTGTGTCAGGTTAAGGGACCGTGGGCGATTATCTATTACCAGAAAGAGGAACATTGCCTCTGGTTTGGGAGGGACTTCTTTGGGAGAAGAAGCTTGCTTTGGAGTTGGGGAACAGACAAGAGTTCCTTTACGCTGACGTCCGTGTCTATTGGCTCACCGGATCTCAAATGTTCAGAGGTTCCAGCGGTCGGTGTTTTCAGAGTGGACTTAAAGAGCTGGTCACAGCGGGAAAGTCTAAATATTGAGGTTTATTCATGGGGTTATCTTCAGTCGGACTTCATCTGGGAAGGTCTTCCCAGTTTCGTCTCCTTCATCCTGAACGATTCTGTCCTGTCGTCTCCGGTTCCCCCCATGAACATGTCCATAACCGGAGTGGAACCAAATTCTTGCAATTCCAGTCAAACATCACTGGATGAACTTACGGAGCTTCTAAAAAGCACCGGAAAGCGAGAAACAGTTTGTCGTCTCGTGGATGTCCTCAGCGAGGCTGTACGCAGGAGGGTGCAGCACCTTCCCCATCAATTCAACCCCAATCAAGCGCAAGTTGCCATACTTTTTTCCGGAGGAATCGATTCCATGATCCTGACTGTTCTTGCTGATCGCTACATACCTCCGGACCAACCCATTGACCTCCTCAACGTGGCATTTAAACTCCAGGAACCAAAGACAAATCAAGGCTCAGGGAAGAAAGGACGAAACACTAAAAAAGATCACGCAAGTCATGAGGTTTCCACATCGCTGCAAACAAACTTCGACGTTCCGGACAGAATCACAGGTCGGGACGGTCTGCGTGAACTTGCGGCTCTCAATCCCGAACGGAAATGGAACTTTGTTGAGATCAACGTTACTCAAGAGGAGCTTAGGGAAATGCGGGTGAAGAACATCTGCCACCTCGTTCATCCGTTAGACACCGTTCTGGACGACAGTATCGGATGTGCCATGTGGTTTGCAGCCAGAGGAAGCGGCTTGGTATCAGAGGGAACACGGCAGAGGCAGCACAGCTCTACCGCAAAG GTCATTCTGACGGGCATCGGGGCAGACGAGCAGCTAGCTGGCTACTCCAGACACCGAGTGCGTTTCAAAACCTCGGGTCTCCAGGGACTGGTCAAGGAGCTGGCTATGGAGTTGGGTAGAATTTCCTCCAGAAATCTCGGACGAGACGACCGGATTATCGCGGATCATAGCAAAGAGGCCAG GTTCCCGTACTTGGACGAGGACGTGGTGAGCTTCCTGAACACGCTGCCGGTTTGGGAGAAAGCAGATCTGTCTCTGCCCCGGGGACTGGGTGAAAAGCTCCTCCTGAGGCTGGCAGCCGTCGAGCTCGGACTCGGACCTTCTGCTGTACTGCCCAAGAGAGCCATGCAGTTCGGGTCTCGAATAGCCAAGCTGGAGAACAGCCGCGAGAAGGCTTCAGAAAAGTGCAGCAGACTGATCGCCAGTTAG
- the LOC132850474 gene encoding ASNSD1 upstream open reading frame protein-like, translated as MSTNLVQEERATKEELNKQLKEQKVVIDELSNLKKHRKVFVQQPNSNIFFLADKSETLSMCKKDLERMKKEYQDM; from the exons atgtcTACTAATCTGGTTCAGGAGGAGCGAGCTACTAAAGAAGAGTTAAATAAACAG CTGAAAGAACAGAAGGTTGTGATTGATGAGCTGTCAAATCTGAAGAAACACAGG AAAGTATTCGTCCAGCAGCCGAATAGCAACATCTTCTTCCTCGCGGACAAATCTGAGACGTTGAGCATGTGCAAAA AGGATCTGGAAAGAATGAAGAAAGAATACCAGGACATGTAG
- the zgc:136439 gene encoding glucose-1-phosphate thymidylyltransferase, translating to MMKAVVLAAGYGTRLQRDIEKDQNKHFKHLHGVAKALLPVGDRVLVSHWLRALTQSECIDQVFVVTNALYHEDFQLWAQEFPSVQVLNDGTRNNEKRLGAVACLQLAVNHFAVHDDVIVIGGDTLFKEDFSLRKFTERFAEVQKKSEDGNLVVTYQCKDDETSKYGILEVDSDFRVQHMKEKPLPSETHSRRACPCFYLFSRTTLPLLDVFLKEKETRPLEEKDAPGNFLSWLIARRPVYVQEVSGRFDVGNLASYTECDRYFREQLQNPDVYLI from the exons ATGATGAAAGCTGTTGTTTTGGCTGCAGGTTATGGGACGAGGCTCCAGAGAGACATTGAGAAGGACCagaataaacactttaaacatttacacGGCGTTGCTAAAGCTCTACTTCCGGTTGGAGACCGCGTCCTCGTCTCCCATTGGCTCAGAGCTCTCACTCAGTCTGAGTGTATAGATCAAGTGTTTGTGGTC ACCAATGCACTTTACCATGAAGATTTCCAGCTCTGGGCTCAAGAATTCCCCAGTGTTCAAGTCCTTAACGACGGAACGAGAAATAATGAG AAGCGACTCGGGGCAGTTGCATGCCTTCAGCTGGCAGTGAATCACTTTGCTGTGCACGATGATGTTATTGTGATCGGAGG TGACACGCTGTTTAAAGAGGACTTCAGTCTCAGAAAGTTCACAGAGCGATTTGCTGAGGTACAGAAGAAAAGCGAAGACGGAAACTTGGTGGTCACGTATCAGTGCAAGGACGATG AAACGTCAAAATACGGCATCCTGGAGGTAGATTCAGACTTTCGGGTGCAGCACATGAAGGAAAAGCCTCTGCCGTCTGAGACACACTCACGTAGAGCT TGTCCCTGTTTTTACTTGTTTTCAAGAACAACACTTCCTCTGCTGGACGTCTTCCTGAAGGAGAAGGAG ACACGGCCACTCGAGGAGAAAGATGCACCAGGGAACTTCTTGTCATGGCTTATAGCAAG aagGCCAGTGTACGTGCAAGAGGTTTCAGGACGTTTCGATGTCGGAAACCTGGCATCGTACACCGAGTGCGACAGATACTTCAGAGAACAGCTTCAAAATCCAGACGTTTATTTAATCTAG